The Streptomyces collinus DNA segment GCCGAGGTGGGCGGGAACGCCCGCGGCCAGGGCGTCGAGCTGGGCGCCGGTGCGCTCCGCCGTGGCCAGGGCACCCTCCCGCCACAGCTTCCGCCAGGTGGGCACCTTGTCGCGCACGAGCCGTGCGGCGGCCCGCTGGAACTCCAGGTACGGGCCGTTGTCGCCGTTCACGAGGGCCTCGCGCAGCCCGAGGTAGCCCTCGACGGCCAGGTCCCTGCGGCGCCGGGCGGCCGCCGCCGTCTCCGGTCCGGTGCCGGGCGGCAGGGCAGCGGCGGCGGCGTACCGGTCGGGGTCGGCGAGCACCTCGGGCGGGAAGGTGAACACGGCGTCCCCGGCCTCGGGCAGGCCGCTGTTCTGCATCAGCACGGTGATACGCAGATCGCCGCCCTGCACCATGCGGTGCACGGTGCCCGGCGTGAACCAGGCGATCGAGCCGGCTTCGAGGGGGATGTCCCGGTAGCCGTCGGGGCTCAGCGTCTGGACCGCGCCCCGGCCACCGGTGACGACGTACGCCTCCGTACACACCAGGTGCAGGTGCGGGCTGCCGCCGCAGACACCGTCGGCGGCCTCCCAGTCGTAGGCGCTGAGGTGCGACAGGCCGATCGCGCCGGGCAGCGGGTGCGGGAGTGCGGCGTGCCCGGGTCCGCTCACCACGCCAGGCCTTCCAGGTGTGTGCCGACCCGGTCGCGGTCCCAGGCGCCGTCGGCGATCACCAGCCGGTAGCGGTAGGCGAAGGATTCGCCCGGCGGCAGCTCGAACTCCTCGAAGAAGGCCCAGGAGAACGCGACCGTGGGGAAGGGCTCGGAGCGGACGAACCAGTGCGACTCGTGGACCGGGGAGGCCGCGTCGAGGTTCTCCGGCGCGTGCGCGAAGACCAGGGTGGAGTGGCCGTCGACATCGTCGTGCTCGGTGGTGAAGGCGAGCCAGGGGCCCTGGGTGCCCATCAGCTTGCCCGCGTCGGCGTCGGTGTCCGGGGCGAAGACCGTGCCGCCGGTGAAGTCGCGCGGGCCGCGCCACTGGAGTCCGGTGTAGCCGGCCATCTCCCGGCCCGCGGTGGTCGGGGAGCCGAAGACCAGCGGTTCGGAGCGGGTGTTGGTGAGGCGGATCGACCAGTCCAGGGCCCAGGAGCCGGCCTCCTCGTCCACCGAGTGGACGGTCAGGCCGCGCACCTCGCGCGCCCACTCCTCGCCGCCGTTCTCGATCCAGGTGAGGTTCTCGGTGAAGGCGAGGCGGTCGTCCTCGACGGTGAAGTCCGCGAAGCCGTCGTGCCGCATCGAGCCGACGCGCTCGGGCAGGCGGAGGTAGCCCTGGCCGTGGACGTAGCAGTTG contains these protein-coding regions:
- a CDS encoding cupin; protein product: MVSGPGHAALPHPLPGAIGLSHLSAYDWEAADGVCGGSPHLHLVCTEAYVVTGGRGAVQTLSPDGYRDIPLEAGSIAWFTPGTVHRMVQGGDLRITVLMQNSGLPEAGDAVFTFPPEVLADPDRYAAAAALPPGTGPETAAAARRRRDLAVEGYLGLREALVNGDNGPYLEFQRAAARLVRDKVPTWRKLWREGALATAERTGAQLDALAAGVPAHLGEATAYEAAPTRLGGFGMCGRRDEYALPGTTLPNHGE
- a CDS encoding DUF6807 domain-containing protein, which encodes MTIRVTHTHGEAIAVTAGGTEILRYVYRPDPDPFESRKPYAHPVRTLSGRTVTGYRPNDHRWHKGLQMTASHLSGQNFWGGNCYVHGQGYLRLPERVGSMRHDGFADFTVEDDRLAFTENLTWIENGGEEWAREVRGLTVHSVDEEAGSWALDWSIRLTNTRSEPLVFGSPTTAGREMAGYTGLQWRGPRDFTGGTVFAPDTDADAGKLMGTQGPWLAFTTEHDDVDGHSTLVFAHAPENLDAASPVHESHWFVRSEPFPTVAFSWAFFEEFELPPGESFAYRYRLVIADGAWDRDRVGTHLEGLAW